One window from the genome of uncultured Cohaesibacter sp. encodes:
- a CDS encoding MbcA/ParS/Xre antitoxin family protein, with protein sequence MRQVLNAAKANASRGQVATKAVLGAAERLGLTASQLAGVIGLSPPTVSRMKKGGYVLDEGSKEFELALHLVRVFRSLDAITGGDEVVARQWMKNRNKALEATPLDAIMSVAGLLNVSNYLDSRRAII encoded by the coding sequence ATGCGACAGGTTCTGAACGCAGCAAAAGCGAACGCATCACGTGGGCAAGTGGCGACCAAGGCCGTACTTGGTGCCGCTGAGCGTCTGGGGCTGACAGCTAGCCAATTGGCTGGTGTGATCGGCCTCTCGCCTCCGACTGTTTCACGCATGAAGAAGGGCGGTTATGTGCTCGATGAGGGCTCCAAGGAGTTTGAGCTGGCCTTGCATCTCGTGCGCGTTTTCCGTTCGTTGGATGCAATCACGGGCGGTGACGAAGTGGTTGCCCGTCAATGGATGAAGAACAGAAACAAGGCTCTGGAGGCTACACCTCTTGATGCCATCATGAGTGTTGCAGGGCTTTTGAATGTCTCAAACTATCTGGACAGTCGACGCGCTATCATCTGA
- a CDS encoding cysteine desulfurase family protein: protein MKIGQTIYFDHQATTPLDFNVYEAMQPYTAESFGNPHSSEHIIGWRARKAVDKAASDVAELIGADADEMIFTSGATEANNLALLGLARGVEKCKRKRILLSEIEHKCVLEIGRVLQKELNYEVRRIPVDDTGSLKLKILEEEMDEDVLLVSIMAVNNEIGTIQDIPAISRITSRYGSVLHCDAAQAPCALDITSLAQYADLVSLSGHKMYGPMGVGALYARRSLHNSIQPIIYGGGQQNGLRPGTLPTPLCVGLGAAAKQMIGELASAERKAVSIRRDLFARLVAELPFETWVNGPAEGTLRHPGNINIGFSGVSAADLLNRLQPRLAASSGSACSSGITEPSHVLRAIGLGEKDASSSVRFSIGRHTSDDDIYEAVEVLQASLEDIRENGLL, encoded by the coding sequence ATGAAAATTGGACAAACAATATACTTTGATCACCAAGCAACCACGCCGCTAGATTTCAACGTTTACGAGGCAATGCAACCGTATACAGCCGAATCGTTCGGGAATCCACATTCATCAGAGCATATCATAGGTTGGAGGGCGAGAAAGGCGGTTGACAAAGCTGCGTCAGATGTCGCCGAATTGATCGGAGCCGACGCCGACGAAATGATTTTCACATCAGGAGCAACAGAGGCTAACAATCTTGCGCTTCTAGGGCTCGCAAGAGGTGTTGAGAAATGCAAAAGAAAGCGAATTCTGCTTAGCGAAATCGAGCACAAGTGTGTTCTCGAGATCGGAAGAGTACTTCAAAAAGAGCTAAACTATGAGGTGAGGCGCATCCCCGTCGACGACACCGGGAGCCTCAAACTGAAGATTCTTGAAGAAGAGATGGATGAAGACGTCCTGCTCGTTTCGATTATGGCTGTGAATAATGAAATTGGGACAATCCAAGATATTCCGGCGATATCACGCATTACATCCCGATACGGAAGTGTTCTTCATTGCGATGCTGCACAAGCGCCTTGCGCGCTCGACATCACTTCCCTAGCGCAATATGCTGATCTTGTAAGCCTATCAGGCCACAAAATGTATGGCCCAATGGGTGTCGGCGCCCTGTATGCACGTCGCTCACTTCACAACAGCATTCAGCCAATTATTTATGGTGGTGGCCAACAGAACGGGCTGCGGCCTGGCACTCTCCCAACGCCCCTCTGCGTGGGTCTAGGAGCGGCTGCAAAGCAAATGATTGGAGAGCTAGCTTCAGCGGAACGTAAAGCGGTGTCCATTAGGCGCGATCTATTTGCCAGGCTTGTAGCGGAACTCCCTTTTGAAACATGGGTTAATGGCCCAGCAGAGGGCACCCTTCGCCACCCCGGCAATATCAACATCGGATTTTCGGGTGTTTCCGCTGCTGACTTGCTAAACAGATTGCAACCACGGCTAGCCGCTTCTAGTGGCTCAGCATGCTCTAGCGGGATTACTGAACCATCCCACGTCTTAAGAGCGATTGGTCTAGGAGAGAAAGACGCTTCCAGCTCCGTGCGCTTCAGCATCGGACGGCACACATCAGATGATGATATTTATGAAGCAGTCGAAGTTCTTCAAGCCTCACTTGAAGATATCCGCGAAAATGGTCTTCTCTAA
- a CDS encoding DUF4007 family protein, protein MPRGPIYLDTYKPQFSGHETFPLRYGWLKKAHDAVAERKGSSDSKVVFTSDSAIAYFGVGKNMVSSMRHWATACGVIDDGEAANTLVVTTLGERIFGANGLDPYMEHPASLWLMHWNLAGRPEKTTWFWTFNNFQGSVFERERLVKSLEKLAKDRSWPRVSPTTVRRDVECFLRTYVARQQSGKASPEDTMESPLAELGLIKAVGKRDGFRFVRGPKSTLGHGVFLYALIDFWGKFTSAQTLSFEAIAHEAGAPGRVFLLDENDIADRLLYLEELTGGRFRSSETAGLKQVQRSAPLDLETALEFAALDYTRCKKSEAA, encoded by the coding sequence ATGCCACGAGGCCCAATTTATTTAGATACATACAAACCACAATTTTCAGGGCATGAGACTTTTCCTCTGCGCTACGGATGGCTCAAGAAGGCGCATGATGCTGTCGCTGAGCGGAAAGGCTCGTCCGATAGCAAGGTTGTATTTACAAGCGATAGCGCAATTGCATATTTCGGCGTTGGCAAGAATATGGTTTCTTCCATGCGTCATTGGGCGACGGCTTGTGGTGTCATTGATGATGGTGAAGCTGCAAATACGCTTGTTGTAACGACCCTTGGAGAGCGAATATTTGGCGCCAATGGTCTTGATCCTTACATGGAGCATCCTGCGAGCCTTTGGCTTATGCATTGGAACCTTGCAGGGAGGCCGGAAAAGACAACTTGGTTCTGGACCTTTAATAACTTTCAGGGGTCTGTTTTTGAGCGCGAAAGATTGGTTAAGTCTCTGGAAAAGCTTGCAAAAGATCGCTCATGGCCGCGCGTGTCGCCGACAACGGTTCGTCGGGATGTCGAGTGCTTCCTACGTACTTATGTGGCAAGGCAGCAGTCTGGTAAGGCTTCTCCTGAGGATACCATGGAATCTCCGCTGGCTGAGCTTGGACTAATTAAAGCGGTTGGGAAACGTGACGGTTTTCGTTTTGTCCGAGGGCCAAAGTCGACTTTGGGGCATGGAGTTTTTTTGTATGCCTTGATTGATTTTTGGGGGAAGTTTACTTCAGCGCAGACGTTGTCTTTTGAGGCAATCGCACACGAGGCCGGTGCTCCGGGGCGCGTATTCTTGCTCGATGAAAATGATATTGCTGACCGCCTCTTATATCTTGAAGAGTTGACAGGCGGAAGATTTCGTTCGTCCGAAACAGCTGGCCTTAAGCAGGTGCAGCGTAGCGCGCCCCTAGATTTGGAGACTGCTTTGGAGTTTGCTGCCCTCGATTACACAAGATGTAAGAAAAGTGAGGCAGCATAA
- a CDS encoding ATP-binding protein, whose protein sequence is MALADSVHIARRFQRAIRIDTDHNDPKALEGFVCPKSSADALSSVGYHLNETGHGAFTWTGPYGSGKSSLVVALSALLSGESELVTQAERAVGKQTAKDVLSAMPPKEKGWITLPVVGRRENASYVIGEALEAQGLVKKHPKGGWSDKTIVASLEQIAARAPRLEGGLILFVDEMGKFLEAAAQEGADVYLFQLLAEAASRSDGRLVIIGILHQSFEEYASRLSRDMRDEWTKIQGRFVDLAINAAGEEQIELISRAIQNGRRVEIPGKLANLVSSEIHRQKPAASRYLSDTLERCWPLHPVVACLLGPISRRRFGQNQRSIFGFLNSAEPYGFQDFIKHEQDDALFEPDNLWDYLRVNLEPSILASPDGHRWAMAAEAIERCEALGGDALQTRLLKSIALIDLFKERSGLLPTEELLCTCVGSATKAETKAALQQLKKWSLVIFRKFADSYAIFAGSDFDIDRAVQEAMQNVREVDFTALQRLAGLQPILAKRHYHETGALRWFDVEITPLNTLIERASFYKPHAGTIGEFLLAIPTEGETAEQAERICQEAARESRDWDIVTGLSKRSWAITGYARELIALAEVQEEHPDLAGDTVAQREVQARHTVLQGLLEEEIRRASDNATWYRKNRKPQQWLHAELNNIASELAESLYPQSPRLNNELLNRIKPSSNAIAAQNTLLRAMVSNEGTERLGIEGFPAEGGLFASLLEKTGLYAVSEKGWSFRTPDADHDPSGLLCLWCATTELLKEAQDRTVSVEEIYRLWGAPPYGVKEGVMPVLVVAYILSRREDVALYREGVFQARFKDIDVEVLAKNAASIQLRWMDLSLLSRRLLSSMAEVVRDLDSTNCLTYLAPIDVARGLIAIFDRLHSWSKRTAQLSTNAIRVRELFKLANDPNKFLFDDIPAAFGGHGALDEDEALKAVVADLREGLEELVQSYPSMLRRLTDLMLAELQVPNASPQSLAELSARAENIRGIGGDFRLNAFIGRLATFDGSAADFEGIASLAANKPPRDWTDADLDRASIELLDLSQKFIRSENFARVKGRVDKRHAMAVVVAVNGRPAPAHAEFEVAEQETEIIEDIVKRVEGVLNVNGGDKTRLILAALAELSARYMAEPCLAETKQDERGIS, encoded by the coding sequence ATGGCCCTTGCCGATAGCGTTCATATTGCAAGACGATTTCAGCGAGCAATTCGGATCGATACGGACCACAATGATCCTAAGGCGCTAGAAGGGTTTGTTTGTCCGAAATCGTCCGCTGATGCTCTTTCGTCGGTTGGATATCATTTGAATGAGACGGGTCACGGAGCGTTCACTTGGACTGGGCCCTATGGAAGCGGGAAATCTAGCTTGGTTGTCGCCTTAAGCGCGCTCTTGAGTGGCGAGAGTGAACTTGTGACGCAAGCCGAGAGGGCAGTCGGTAAACAAACAGCCAAAGATGTTCTTTCTGCGATGCCTCCCAAGGAAAAGGGTTGGATTACGCTGCCGGTTGTTGGGCGACGGGAGAATGCTTCATACGTCATCGGTGAAGCTCTCGAAGCGCAGGGGTTGGTCAAGAAGCACCCTAAAGGTGGCTGGTCTGATAAGACGATTGTTGCTTCACTTGAGCAGATTGCAGCGCGGGCGCCACGCCTTGAAGGCGGCCTAATCTTGTTCGTCGATGAAATGGGGAAATTCCTTGAGGCGGCAGCTCAAGAGGGCGCGGATGTATATTTATTTCAGCTTCTCGCAGAAGCTGCGTCACGCAGTGATGGCCGTTTGGTGATAATTGGGATCTTGCACCAGTCCTTTGAGGAATACGCTAGTCGGCTTTCTCGAGATATGCGTGATGAGTGGACCAAAATTCAAGGTCGCTTTGTGGATCTTGCTATCAATGCAGCTGGTGAAGAACAAATAGAGCTGATTTCGCGCGCCATTCAGAATGGTCGCCGGGTAGAAATCCCCGGGAAACTCGCCAATCTGGTCAGTTCAGAGATTCACCGACAAAAACCTGCTGCGTCTCGATATCTATCGGATACTTTGGAGCGTTGTTGGCCGCTACATCCGGTTGTTGCATGTCTTTTGGGGCCAATTTCTCGGCGGCGATTTGGGCAAAATCAGCGCAGCATTTTCGGCTTTCTGAACTCTGCTGAGCCTTATGGCTTCCAAGACTTCATTAAACATGAACAAGACGACGCTCTCTTTGAACCTGACAACCTTTGGGATTATCTCCGTGTGAATCTGGAGCCTTCGATTCTTGCGTCTCCTGATGGTCATCGTTGGGCGATGGCTGCCGAAGCAATTGAACGCTGCGAAGCACTTGGTGGTGATGCTCTTCAAACGAGATTGCTAAAATCGATAGCCCTAATTGACCTATTTAAAGAGCGATCAGGCCTGTTACCGACAGAAGAACTTTTGTGCACTTGTGTTGGCTCCGCAACCAAAGCAGAGACTAAAGCTGCTTTGCAGCAGCTCAAGAAATGGTCGCTTGTCATTTTTCGTAAATTCGCGGATTCTTATGCGATATTCGCTGGTAGCGATTTTGACATTGATCGCGCAGTTCAAGAGGCTATGCAGAACGTACGTGAGGTCGATTTTACGGCACTACAACGTTTGGCTGGTCTGCAGCCAATTCTTGCCAAGCGGCATTATCATGAGACGGGTGCGCTACGTTGGTTTGATGTGGAAATTACTCCTTTGAACACCCTTATCGAGCGCGCGAGTTTCTATAAGCCGCACGCAGGGACAATAGGCGAGTTTCTTTTGGCTATTCCAACAGAAGGGGAGACCGCAGAGCAAGCAGAAAGGATCTGCCAAGAGGCGGCGCGAGAATCCCGTGATTGGGATATCGTAACCGGTCTGTCAAAGCGGTCTTGGGCCATTACTGGATATGCGCGCGAGCTAATCGCGCTTGCTGAAGTGCAGGAAGAGCATCCTGATCTCGCAGGTGATACCGTAGCACAAAGAGAAGTCCAAGCTCGTCATACTGTTCTGCAAGGATTGCTAGAAGAAGAAATCCGAAGAGCTTCTGACAACGCGACTTGGTATAGAAAAAATCGTAAGCCTCAGCAGTGGCTTCACGCAGAACTTAATAACATTGCATCCGAGCTTGCTGAAAGTCTCTACCCGCAATCGCCACGCCTGAACAACGAGCTTTTGAATCGGATCAAGCCATCGAGCAACGCGATTGCCGCACAGAACACGCTGCTGCGGGCTATGGTTTCCAATGAAGGCACCGAACGCTTGGGAATTGAGGGGTTTCCAGCCGAGGGTGGTCTTTTTGCTTCTCTTTTGGAGAAAACAGGTCTGTATGCTGTGAGCGAAAAAGGCTGGTCGTTTCGAACGCCCGATGCAGATCACGACCCATCGGGGTTGCTTTGTCTTTGGTGTGCGACTACCGAGCTCCTGAAGGAAGCTCAGGATCGCACCGTCAGTGTGGAAGAAATCTATCGGCTTTGGGGCGCTCCGCCGTATGGCGTGAAAGAAGGAGTTATGCCCGTGCTTGTCGTTGCATATATCCTCTCAAGACGAGAGGACGTTGCTCTTTACAGAGAGGGCGTCTTTCAAGCTCGTTTCAAAGACATTGATGTCGAGGTTCTTGCAAAGAACGCTGCTTCAATCCAGTTGCGATGGATGGATCTTTCATTACTGTCGCGCCGCCTTCTCTCAAGTATGGCGGAGGTTGTCCGTGACTTGGATTCAACGAATTGTCTCACCTATTTGGCTCCTATTGATGTAGCCAGAGGATTGATCGCGATCTTCGATAGGCTGCATTCTTGGTCAAAAAGGACAGCGCAACTTTCGACAAATGCCATTCGGGTCCGTGAGCTCTTCAAGTTGGCAAACGACCCAAATAAGTTCTTATTTGACGACATCCCGGCTGCATTTGGCGGGCATGGTGCGTTGGATGAAGATGAAGCATTGAAAGCTGTAGTGGCAGATTTGCGGGAAGGGCTGGAGGAATTAGTTCAATCGTATCCTTCGATGCTTCGGCGACTGACAGATCTCATGCTAGCAGAGCTTCAGGTTCCAAATGCTTCACCTCAGTCGCTAGCCGAGCTCAGCGCTCGCGCGGAGAACATCAGGGGAATCGGAGGCGACTTCAGGCTCAACGCGTTCATAGGGCGCCTTGCAACGTTTGATGGGAGCGCCGCTGACTTTGAAGGTATTGCAAGTCTTGCTGCCAATAAGCCTCCTAGGGACTGGACGGATGCGGATCTCGATCGCGCCTCGATTGAATTGTTGGATCTTTCACAAAAATTCATCCGGTCAGAAAATTTTGCACGCGTAAAAGGTCGCGTTGATAAACGCCACGCAATGGCTGTTGTCGTTGCAGTCAATGGTCGGCCCGCGCCAGCTCATGCCGAATTTGAAGTTGCAGAGCAAGAAACCGAAATCATTGAAGATATTGTAAAGCGTGTGGAAGGCGTCCTCAATGTGAATGGCGGAGACAAAACTCGTTTGATACTTGCCGCACTTGCTGAACTTAGTGCGCGATATATGGCGGAACCTTGCCTAGCCGAAACAAAGCAAGACGAGAGAGGCATATCGTGA
- a CDS encoding phosphoadenosine phosphosulfate reductase family protein — protein sequence MSEPMEKHVLGVSGGKDSAALAVYMRQHHPELDIEYFFTDTGKELPEVYEFLGRLEGFLGKSILRLNPDRDFDFWLKQYNNFLPSPQTRWCTRQLKLRPFEHWLRPLLEEGNIVNSYVAIRSDEEYREGYNSKHERLKIVLPFKEAGVDKPGVHDILEAAGLGLPRYYDWRSRSGCTFCFYQQKIEWVRLKEQHPEAFEEAKSYEKDAVESGSPFTWSQGESLDEMTHPERVAQIKEDYERRLERAKAKRQANPLRDSGDDIDVDELFGQSKGCLACHK from the coding sequence GTGAGTGAGCCGATGGAAAAGCATGTTTTGGGTGTATCTGGTGGTAAAGACAGCGCTGCTCTTGCTGTATATATGCGGCAACACCACCCTGAACTCGATATTGAGTATTTTTTCACAGATACCGGTAAGGAGCTTCCAGAAGTCTATGAATTCTTAGGCCGCTTGGAGGGCTTTCTTGGCAAGTCGATCCTTCGTCTTAATCCTGACCGCGACTTTGATTTTTGGCTCAAGCAATACAATAATTTTTTACCTTCTCCACAGACAAGATGGTGCACACGCCAGCTTAAGCTGCGCCCTTTCGAGCACTGGCTGCGTCCACTTTTGGAGGAGGGAAACATAGTTAATAGCTATGTCGCCATTAGATCTGATGAAGAATACCGTGAAGGTTACAATTCAAAACACGAGCGCCTGAAGATTGTGCTCCCTTTCAAAGAGGCTGGTGTTGATAAGCCTGGGGTGCATGATATTTTGGAGGCGGCTGGGTTAGGCTTACCTCGCTACTACGATTGGCGTTCGCGAAGTGGTTGCACTTTCTGTTTTTATCAGCAAAAGATTGAGTGGGTGCGCCTAAAGGAGCAGCATCCTGAAGCTTTTGAAGAGGCGAAGTCTTATGAAAAGGACGCAGTAGAAAGTGGCTCGCCATTCACTTGGTCTCAGGGAGAATCCTTAGATGAGATGACGCATCCGGAGCGGGTTGCTCAGATCAAAGAAGACTATGAGAGGCGGCTTGAGCGTGCGAAGGCAAAGCGTCAAGCGAATCCACTCAGGGATAGTGGTGATGACATTGATGTTGATGAGTTGTTCGGCCAGTCCAAAGGGTGCCTCGCGTGCCATAAATGA